The Niastella koreensis GR20-10 genome includes a window with the following:
- a CDS encoding L-rhamnose mutarotase — MKRYTLALDLKEDPALISEYEYWHRAENGWPEIKKSIEEAGIANMEIYRTGNRLFMIMETEDHFTFEQKSKMDASNTRVQEWEQLMWKFQQPLPWAQEGEKWIMMNKIFELHP; from the coding sequence ATGAAGAGGTATACCCTGGCGCTTGACCTTAAAGAGGATCCGGCGCTTATTTCAGAATATGAGTACTGGCACCGGGCAGAGAACGGCTGGCCCGAGATAAAAAAAAGCATAGAAGAGGCAGGGATTGCGAATATGGAGATCTATCGTACCGGCAACCGGCTGTTCATGATCATGGAAACGGAAGACCATTTCACTTTTGAGCAAAAATCAAAAATGGATGCATCTAATACCAGGGTGCAGGAATGGGAACAATTGATGTGGAAATTCCAGCAGCCGCTTCCCTGGGCGCAGGAAGGGGAGAAATGGATCATGATGAATAAAAT